In Edaphobacter paludis, a single window of DNA contains:
- a CDS encoding KpsF/GutQ family sugar-phosphate isomerase yields MATEAPKPSGFLPASSFVRIEAAALNDLASRLDGAMLAPFTEAVELLIRAADNRQNIVVTGIGKSGIIARKIAATLRSTGTSAHFLQPAEAIHGDLGMVSRSDVVLALSSSGETEELLRLLPTLRRLAARLVTFCSCPASTLAQASDIFLDISVSAEACPLNLAPTASTTVMLALGDALALEVSRRRGWKAEDFADLHPGGRLGRRLSRVRDLMHRGDALPSVSAETPMPQVIHEMSHKKLGMTTVLDGDSLLGMISDGDLRRLLERDGSHALERSAGEMMNRHPLTIEGDAFASAALALMEERKITSLIVLGERGQVQGVLHLHDLWTI; encoded by the coding sequence ATGGCGACTGAAGCACCTAAACCTTCCGGCTTCCTTCCTGCTTCGAGCTTCGTGCGCATCGAAGCGGCGGCTCTCAACGATCTTGCCAGTCGGCTTGACGGCGCGATGCTTGCGCCTTTTACCGAGGCTGTCGAGCTGCTCATCCGCGCGGCGGATAACCGGCAGAATATCGTCGTTACGGGCATCGGCAAGAGCGGCATCATCGCCCGCAAGATTGCGGCGACGCTACGGTCGACAGGAACATCGGCTCACTTTCTTCAGCCTGCCGAAGCTATACACGGCGATCTTGGCATGGTTTCGCGCAGCGATGTCGTTCTGGCGCTCTCATCAAGCGGTGAGACCGAGGAATTGCTGCGTTTACTGCCGACGCTGAGGCGTCTTGCCGCTCGGCTTGTTACCTTTTGCAGCTGTCCGGCTTCAACTCTTGCTCAGGCCAGCGATATCTTTCTCGACATCAGCGTCTCCGCCGAGGCTTGTCCGCTGAACCTTGCGCCTACCGCTTCGACGACAGTCATGCTCGCGCTTGGCGACGCGCTGGCGCTGGAAGTGAGTCGTCGACGCGGGTGGAAAGCGGAAGATTTTGCCGATTTGCATCCAGGAGGACGGCTTGGCCGGCGGCTGTCGCGGGTTCGGGACCTGATGCATCGAGGAGATGCTTTGCCCAGCGTTTCGGCCGAGACGCCGATGCCGCAGGTCATTCACGAGATGTCGCACAAGAAGCTCGGGATGACAACTGTTCTCGATGGAGACTCGTTGCTGGGCATGATCTCCGATGGCGACTTGCGCCGACTGCTGGAGCGGGACGGCTCTCATGCGCTGGAACGTTCGGCAGGAGAAATGATGAATCGGCATCCTCTAACGATTGAGGGGGATGCATTTGCCTCCGCCGCTCTTGCCCTGATGGAGGAGAGGAAGATTACTTCGCTGATCGTTCTCGGGGAACGAGGGCAGGTCCAGGGTGTCCTCCACCTGCATGACCTTTGGACGATTTAG
- the gltX gene encoding glutamate--tRNA ligase encodes MTTNSTEAPIRVRIAPSPTGDPHVGTAYIGLLNYIYARQRGGTFVLRIEDTDRTRFVPTSEQMIFDTLRWLGLGWDEGPDVGGPYGPYRQSERTDIYRQHADLLLANGTAYRCFCTAEELDAVRKQQIAAKLPPRYPGTCRHLPVDQIEANLAADKPFVIRMAVPAEGATTFRDELRGDITFDHSNVDDQVLMKSDGFPTYHLANVVDDHLMQITDVIRAEEWISSTPKHVLLYKAFGWQFPRFWHMPLLRNIDKSKISKRKNPVSLIYYRQAGFLPEALINFLGLMGGGVPADLNGGTEQFSLTEMVEHFVFTNIRLGGPVFDLTKLKWLNGEYLRKLSPEAFFSALRSTVLSDTYLREIAPLIQMRVETLGQFGDLTSFFFRDDVMPTQEIFLPKKRTLEDTLAFTAEQLTVLEATDWTHEAMEPALKKLGEEKGWSVKENFMLLRAIITGSTMSPPLLESLVVFGKARSLDRVRRFLEAQKKLANQKK; translated from the coding sequence ATGACTACGAACAGCACAGAAGCCCCTATCCGCGTCCGAATCGCTCCCAGCCCCACCGGCGACCCCCACGTCGGCACCGCCTACATTGGCCTGCTGAACTACATCTACGCCCGTCAACGTGGCGGCACATTCGTCCTCCGCATCGAAGACACTGATCGCACCCGCTTCGTCCCCACCTCCGAGCAGATGATCTTCGACACCCTTCGCTGGCTCGGCCTCGGCTGGGACGAAGGCCCCGACGTCGGCGGCCCCTATGGCCCGTATCGCCAGTCCGAACGCACCGACATCTATCGCCAGCACGCCGATCTGCTGCTCGCCAACGGCACAGCCTACCGCTGCTTCTGCACGGCAGAAGAACTCGACGCAGTCCGCAAACAGCAGATAGCTGCGAAGCTCCCACCACGCTATCCCGGCACCTGCCGTCATCTGCCCGTCGATCAGATCGAAGCAAACCTCGCGGCCGACAAGCCTTTTGTCATCCGCATGGCTGTTCCCGCCGAAGGCGCAACTACCTTCCGCGACGAGCTACGCGGCGACATCACCTTCGATCACAGCAACGTCGACGACCAGGTGCTGATGAAGTCCGACGGCTTCCCCACTTATCACCTCGCCAACGTCGTCGACGACCACCTCATGCAGATCACCGACGTCATTCGCGCCGAGGAGTGGATCTCGTCCACACCGAAACACGTCCTGCTCTACAAAGCATTCGGCTGGCAGTTCCCGCGCTTCTGGCACATGCCGCTCTTGCGCAACATTGACAAATCCAAGATCTCCAAACGCAAAAATCCTGTCTCGCTGATCTACTATCGTCAGGCCGGTTTTCTTCCCGAAGCTCTCATCAATTTCCTCGGTCTCATGGGCGGCGGCGTACCGGCAGACCTTAACGGCGGCACCGAGCAATTCAGCCTCACCGAGATGGTCGAGCACTTCGTCTTCACCAACATCCGTCTTGGCGGCCCTGTCTTCGACCTCACCAAGCTCAAATGGCTCAATGGCGAGTACCTCCGTAAACTCTCCCCCGAGGCCTTCTTCAGCGCCCTGCGCAGCACTGTGCTCTCCGACACCTACCTCCGCGAGATCGCCCCGCTCATCCAGATGCGCGTCGAGACCCTCGGCCAGTTCGGCGACCTTACCAGCTTCTTCTTTCGCGACGACGTGATGCCCACGCAGGAGATCTTCCTACCCAAGAAGCGCACCCTCGAAGACACCCTCGCCTTCACCGCAGAGCAACTCACCGTTCTCGAAGCCACTGACTGGACCCACGAAGCCATGGAGCCAGCCCTCAAAAAACTGGGCGAAGAAAAAGGATGGTCCGTCAAAGAGAACTTCATGCTGCTGCGCGCCATCATCACAGGCAGCACTATGTCGCCACCGCTGCTTGAAAGCCTCGTCGTCTTCGGCAAGGCCCGCTCGCTTGACCGCGTCCGCCGCTTCCTTGAAGCGCAAAAGAAACTAGCCAACCAAAAGAAATAA
- a CDS encoding ABC transporter substrate-binding protein, which yields MKLRTKILICAIGWLVLVSGLHAYLNVNWAAVLNDYRPIAQRKITVAYLPVTCQLTCPVTDYISKYSENGELFLPRMFQGFPEMKEALISNKVQAAFIVAPMAIELVAQGVPIKVVYLGHRYGSAVVVRKNGPIKTVADLRGKTVAIPSRFSDERLILFRAMKVSGMKPGDIKMVEMAPPDVSGALAAGAIDAFSMGEPFPSQAEMAGYGRVLFQARDYWPDYMSCILVVRQDLIDQRPEVVQTLVDGIARSGLWLDKGKPQRDDAADFVGRFYYHQKPALLRWALTKPMDRVTYSPLAPRKADFDMVRDLMMETGILKKKLDFSQYTDTRFSDNASIQTAWKYEIGSGVAR from the coding sequence ATGAAGCTTAGAACCAAAATCCTGATCTGCGCCATCGGATGGCTTGTTCTGGTCTCCGGTCTTCACGCCTACCTGAACGTCAACTGGGCAGCCGTTCTGAACGACTATCGACCCATAGCCCAGAGAAAGATCACCGTCGCCTATCTCCCCGTCACCTGCCAACTCACCTGCCCAGTGACGGACTACATCTCCAAATATTCAGAGAACGGCGAACTTTTTCTGCCCCGCATGTTTCAGGGTTTCCCGGAGATGAAGGAAGCGCTCATCTCCAATAAGGTGCAGGCCGCCTTCATCGTCGCGCCCATGGCGATTGAGCTTGTAGCTCAGGGCGTACCCATCAAGGTGGTTTATCTCGGCCATCGCTACGGCAGCGCCGTAGTCGTTCGCAAGAATGGCCCCATCAAAACCGTCGCTGACCTGCGAGGAAAAACGGTTGCCATCCCAAGTCGCTTCTCCGACGAGCGATTGATCCTTTTCCGTGCTATGAAAGTCTCGGGCATGAAGCCCGGCGACATCAAGATGGTTGAAATGGCGCCTCCCGATGTATCGGGAGCGCTCGCAGCAGGGGCAATCGATGCATTTTCCATGGGCGAGCCTTTTCCCTCTCAAGCTGAGATGGCGGGTTATGGCCGCGTCCTCTTTCAGGCCCGAGACTACTGGCCGGACTACATGTCCTGCATTCTCGTCGTGCGTCAGGACCTGATCGACCAGCGGCCCGAAGTCGTCCAGACATTGGTCGATGGCATCGCGAGATCGGGATTGTGGCTGGACAAGGGCAAACCCCAACGCGACGACGCCGCCGATTTTGTCGGTCGCTTCTACTACCACCAAAAGCCCGCCCTCCTGCGCTGGGCACTTACCAAGCCGATGGACAGAGTGACCTACAGTCCGCTCGCGCCGCGCAAAGCAGACTTCGACATGGTCCGCGACCTGATGATGGAGACGGGCATCCTCAAAAAGAAGCTCGACTTCAGCCAATACACCGATACCCGCTTCTCTGACAATGCAAGCATTCAAACCGCCTGGAAGTACGAGATAGGCAGCGGAGTGGCGCGTTAG
- a CDS encoding proline--tRNA ligase, with translation MHRWSQLFIPTLREAPADAEVASHKLLLRAGYVRQLGAGIYSYLFLGNRSINKIVAIIREEMDKIGQEFLLPALNPREVWEASGRWAGMGDNMFRLKDRKGAELCLAMTHEEVMTDIARKELRSYKQLPQIWYQIQTKFRDEPRPKSGLLRVRQFIMKDAYSFDIDEAGLDVSYNKHDAAYRRIFSRCGLQFVSVDADSGAMGGSASQEFMVYTDAGEDLIASSASGYAANLEKATSRLAPVEDLAPTGDGQPELVHTPGQRTIEEVGAFLNTQPHHQIKTMAYMTELPEADHAKLGKQRPVVVFLRGDHSLNEAKLLAIAGGVLRPMTPEELQSTFNAPAGYLGPIGIVAAPHPKKPGTLVILDKALEGRTNLIAGANKEEYHLRNVTPNRDFKPTTVADVRNIVEGEGCPIDGSPLRLGKAVEIGHIFKLGYKYSKSMGASVLNRDGKEVTPIMGSYGIGVERILTAAIETSAAANGGAAYALHPAIAPFQVVVTITNVGDAALLTAGEQVAAELEAAGLDVLLDDRDERAGVKFKDADLVGIPYRINIGRGVAEGKVEFVDRLQSQSQDIPLNEIANRVTTEITSSLRTVLPAAI, from the coding sequence ATGCATCGCTGGTCCCAACTATTTATTCCTACTCTTCGTGAAGCTCCGGCAGATGCCGAGGTCGCCAGCCATAAACTCCTGCTCCGCGCCGGATATGTCCGGCAGCTAGGCGCGGGTATATATAGCTATCTCTTTCTGGGCAATCGCTCCATTAATAAGATAGTCGCGATTATTCGCGAAGAGATGGACAAGATTGGGCAGGAGTTTCTGCTGCCTGCGCTGAATCCGCGCGAGGTATGGGAGGCGAGCGGGCGCTGGGCAGGCATGGGCGACAACATGTTCCGGCTGAAGGACCGGAAGGGCGCGGAGCTTTGCCTGGCCATGACCCATGAAGAGGTGATGACCGATATTGCGCGTAAGGAGCTGCGCAGCTATAAACAGCTTCCTCAGATCTGGTATCAGATTCAAACCAAGTTTCGCGACGAGCCGCGCCCGAAGTCCGGGTTGCTGCGGGTTCGCCAGTTCATTATGAAGGACGCGTATTCGTTCGATATCGACGAGGCGGGGCTGGATGTGAGCTATAACAAGCACGATGCCGCGTATCGGCGCATCTTCAGCCGCTGCGGCCTGCAATTTGTGTCGGTCGATGCGGATTCGGGGGCGATGGGCGGATCGGCCTCGCAGGAGTTCATGGTCTATACCGATGCGGGCGAAGACCTGATCGCCAGCAGCGCCTCGGGTTATGCGGCCAATCTGGAGAAGGCGACGAGCCGACTAGCTCCGGTGGAAGATCTTGCGCCTACGGGCGACGGCCAACCCGAACTCGTCCACACGCCCGGACAGCGCACCATTGAAGAGGTCGGAGCCTTCCTCAATACCCAGCCACATCACCAAATTAAAACAATGGCCTATATGACCGAGCTTCCAGAGGCTGACCATGCGAAGCTGGGTAAACAACGCCCCGTTGTCGTCTTTCTGCGCGGGGATCACTCCTTAAATGAGGCCAAGCTGCTCGCTATCGCCGGAGGCGTTTTGCGCCCCATGACTCCCGAAGAGCTCCAGTCGACCTTCAATGCGCCTGCGGGATATCTCGGCCCCATCGGTATCGTAGCCGCGCCGCACCCGAAGAAGCCAGGCACTCTGGTTATTCTGGACAAGGCCCTCGAAGGTCGCACTAACCTCATCGCCGGAGCCAATAAAGAGGAGTATCACCTACGCAACGTAACTCCGAACCGAGATTTCAAGCCGACGACTGTCGCCGATGTGCGCAATATTGTTGAAGGTGAAGGCTGTCCTATCGACGGCTCGCCGCTGCGGCTGGGCAAGGCGGTCGAGATCGGCCATATCTTCAAGCTGGGCTATAAGTACTCGAAGTCGATGGGGGCGAGCGTGCTGAATCGCGACGGCAAGGAGGTCACGCCGATCATGGGAAGCTATGGCATTGGGGTAGAGCGCATTCTTACGGCGGCCATCGAGACCTCGGCAGCGGCGAATGGAGGAGCGGCGTATGCTCTGCATCCGGCGATTGCGCCGTTTCAAGTGGTGGTCACGATTACGAATGTCGGCGACGCGGCGCTGCTGACGGCAGGAGAACAGGTGGCCGCTGAGCTTGAGGCTGCGGGGCTTGATGTGCTGCTCGACGACCGCGACGAGCGCGCCGGGGTGAAGTTCAAAGACGCCGATCTGGTCGGTATCCCCTATCGAATCAACATCGGGCGGGGAGTGGCTGAGGGTAAAGTCGAGTTCGTGGATAGATTGCAGAGCCAGAGTCAGGACATTCCGCTGAACGAGATTGCCAACAGGGTAACTACAGAGATAACCTCCAGTCTGCGCACGGTGCTTCCGGCAGCCATCTAA
- a CDS encoding heavy metal-associated domain-containing protein codes for MIRRRFIELITLGTGSLAALGAVEATGKETVTYGVTGFTCITCAVGLETLLRQEKGVVWAKASYPDANVVIKFDPKEVTQDALKTYIASMGFKAIENPKA; via the coding sequence ATGATCCGCCGACGATTCATCGAACTCATCACCCTTGGTACCGGCAGCCTGGCGGCACTTGGAGCCGTTGAAGCAACCGGCAAAGAGACCGTCACCTATGGCGTCACCGGTTTCACCTGCATCACCTGCGCCGTAGGCCTCGAGACCCTGCTCCGTCAGGAAAAAGGAGTCGTATGGGCAAAGGCAAGCTATCCGGACGCGAACGTGGTCATTAAATTCGATCCAAAAGAAGTTACTCAGGATGCACTCAAAACCTACATCGCCAGTATGGGCTTCAAGGCAATAGAAAATCCGAAAGCCTGA
- a CDS encoding protein-disulfide reductase DsbD N-terminal domain-containing protein, with protein MRLGVALAALMLGAGTLMAQMGNLNGARVVTRSYVTYDAEPQVIQAGKRSMLEMRFQVANGYHVNSHTPKSELLIPTNVTLQAAAGVKAEAAEYPAGTEFSFSFSPKDKLDVYEGGFTVKLPVVAAAGMHEMDGTLRYQACDHAACYPPKSLPVHVLFTAK; from the coding sequence ATGCGGCTCGGCGTGGCGCTCGCGGCCCTGATGCTCGGCGCTGGAACTCTGATGGCCCAAATGGGAAACCTGAATGGCGCTCGCGTCGTGACCAGGTCTTACGTAACTTACGACGCAGAGCCGCAGGTTATCCAGGCAGGGAAACGCAGCATGTTGGAGATGCGCTTTCAGGTTGCTAATGGATACCACGTCAATTCGCATACACCTAAGTCGGAACTACTGATTCCGACGAATGTTACGCTGCAGGCAGCAGCCGGGGTGAAGGCAGAGGCGGCGGAATATCCAGCAGGAACGGAGTTCAGCTTTAGCTTCAGTCCGAAGGACAAGCTGGATGTTTATGAAGGCGGCTTTACGGTAAAGCTTCCCGTCGTGGCGGCCGCCGGAATGCATGAGATGGATGGAACGCTACGCTATCAGGCCTGTGACCACGCCGCCTGCTATCCGCCGAAAAGTCTGCCGGTGCATGTGCTTTTTACAGCAAAGTAG
- a CDS encoding DUF169 domain-containing protein encodes MSEDSYSQLAAVLSQSLDLRQPPIAITFTDSVPDGVNGHAERVSAGCRFWEDAAAASFATTAADHDMCSIGVYTHNLQTSSRQQIDLQDTLKVLGDLGYVREEDLASIPVLQSQSKFVVYSPLAETPLPPDVVMLFVNANQSLILTEATQQVENQNAPAMGRPACAVVPQVMNTGRAALSLGCCGARAYLDVLTDSVALFAIPGAKLAQYTKRIEALAQANALLSKFHQIRRSDVEAGRTPTVKESLIALGS; translated from the coding sequence ATGTCAGAAGATTCTTATTCACAGCTTGCAGCAGTCCTCTCTCAATCGCTGGATCTCCGCCAACCTCCCATAGCAATCACCTTCACAGACTCCGTCCCTGACGGCGTGAATGGTCACGCCGAACGGGTCTCCGCAGGCTGCCGCTTCTGGGAGGACGCTGCTGCCGCATCTTTTGCAACCACCGCAGCCGATCACGATATGTGTTCCATCGGCGTCTACACCCACAATCTTCAAACTTCATCAAGGCAGCAGATCGATCTGCAAGACACGCTGAAAGTTCTCGGCGATCTTGGCTATGTCAGAGAAGAAGATCTCGCATCCATTCCGGTTCTTCAGTCACAGTCCAAATTTGTCGTCTATTCACCGCTGGCTGAAACTCCATTGCCTCCCGATGTGGTGATGCTCTTCGTCAATGCCAATCAGTCTCTCATCCTCACCGAGGCAACGCAGCAGGTAGAAAACCAGAATGCTCCCGCAATGGGCCGCCCTGCCTGCGCCGTTGTGCCGCAGGTCATGAACACCGGCCGTGCCGCGCTCAGCCTGGGATGCTGCGGAGCCCGCGCCTATCTCGATGTCCTCACCGATAGCGTAGCTCTCTTTGCCATTCCCGGCGCAAAGCTCGCACAGTACACCAAGCGCATCGAAGCCCTCGCCCAAGCCAATGCATTACTTTCGAAATTCCATCAAATCCGCCGATCCGATGTCGAAGCCGGACGCACCCCGACGGTCAAAGAATCGCTGATTGCCTTAGGATCTTGA
- a CDS encoding OsmC family protein has translation MVVIELEYEGDLHCRAVHGPSGTVLSTDAPKDNQGRGESFSPTDLVATALGSCILTMMGIMARSLGVDLAGTTATVEKEMANAPVRMIARLAVTIHVPHPVSEEHKRRLETAAHTCPVHKSLHPDVQKPIQFIWG, from the coding sequence ATGGTCGTCATTGAGTTGGAATATGAAGGAGATCTGCACTGCCGAGCCGTACATGGTCCGTCAGGAACGGTGCTATCCACCGACGCCCCGAAGGACAATCAGGGGCGCGGGGAGAGCTTTTCACCGACTGATCTGGTGGCAACCGCTCTTGGCAGTTGCATTCTGACGATGATGGGCATCATGGCGCGCTCACTTGGGGTCGACCTTGCCGGAACAACGGCAACAGTTGAAAAGGAGATGGCCAATGCACCTGTGAGGATGATTGCAAGACTGGCAGTCACAATCCACGTCCCGCATCCTGTCAGCGAAGAGCACAAGCGGAGGCTGGAGACAGCAGCGCATACCTGCCCCGTGCATAAGAGCCTGCATCCGGACGTGCAGAAGCCCATTCAATTTATATGGGGATGA
- a CDS encoding DUF309 domain-containing protein gives MTNLDWSGGALAEGLRCYRNEEFFLAHEHWEGVWLEAREPEKTFLQALIQTTAAFHHLQRGNRRGTASLLRAALRRLGPYESSFGGVMVGPLREEISAWLQVLEAGDASLRLAFPEIRLEHGPKLISPV, from the coding sequence ATGACGAACCTTGACTGGAGTGGAGGGGCACTGGCCGAGGGGCTGCGATGTTATCGCAACGAGGAGTTTTTTCTGGCCCATGAACATTGGGAGGGCGTCTGGCTGGAGGCGCGGGAGCCGGAGAAGACTTTCCTGCAGGCGCTGATTCAGACAACTGCCGCGTTTCATCATCTTCAGCGGGGGAATCGAAGAGGCACAGCGTCGTTGCTGCGGGCGGCGCTACGGCGACTTGGGCCGTATGAAAGTAGTTTCGGTGGCGTTATGGTTGGGCCGCTTCGCGAGGAGATCAGCGCGTGGTTGCAGGTGCTCGAAGCGGGTGATGCGTCGCTGAGGTTGGCGTTTCCGGAGATACGACTGGAGCATGGGCCGAAGCTCATCTCTCCAGTCTGA
- a CDS encoding Crp/Fnr family transcriptional regulator, producing the protein MSQLPEAEYAALAKSLVPIDFSLGQKLSEPNEPIEYVYFLSTGLISTDAVTKNGDSVEVGVIGREGFSGLAALLDQPQMSHAVMIQGIGNGHRIRSSIVRDEFKKGGVLQQLVHTFSYLQMVQVTQSVLCNRLHEVERRLARWLLTSADRMEAEELNLTQEFLAQMLGVQRSTVTVAASALQRAGFISYSRGRIHILNRPNLMKAACECYNTVSESYRRLLKHGPDESLTYVVSQTDSIRRNA; encoded by the coding sequence TTGTCTCAGTTGCCGGAAGCCGAATACGCCGCCCTGGCGAAATCACTTGTGCCGATTGACTTCTCTCTGGGCCAGAAGCTCTCCGAACCGAATGAGCCCATTGAATACGTCTACTTTCTGAGTACTGGTCTGATCTCGACCGATGCGGTAACCAAAAACGGAGACTCTGTGGAAGTCGGGGTCATCGGACGCGAGGGGTTCTCCGGCCTGGCCGCCCTTCTCGATCAGCCGCAGATGTCTCACGCCGTCATGATTCAGGGAATTGGCAACGGCCACCGCATCCGGTCGTCGATCGTCCGCGACGAATTCAAAAAAGGCGGCGTCCTTCAGCAACTGGTCCACACTTTCTCCTATCTCCAAATGGTGCAGGTCACGCAGTCGGTTCTTTGTAACAGACTGCACGAGGTCGAACGACGACTGGCTCGCTGGCTGCTTACCTCAGCCGATCGCATGGAAGCGGAAGAACTGAACCTGACCCAGGAGTTCCTCGCCCAGATGCTGGGCGTGCAGCGCTCCACCGTAACTGTGGCCGCAAGCGCACTCCAACGCGCAGGCTTTATCAGCTATTCCCGCGGCAGGATTCATATCCTCAACCGCCCCAATCTCATGAAAGCCGCCTGTGAGTGCTATAACACTGTGTCCGAGTCTTACCGCCGGCTGTTAAAACATGGCCCAGATGAATCTTTGACGTATGTCGTGTCGCAGACAGACAGCATTCGTCGTAACGCCTAA
- the alaC gene encoding alanine transaminase — protein sequence MDEFKRLTRLPAYVFNITGELKAAARKRGEDIIDFGMGNPDGATPKAIVDKLIEAAQKTTTHRYSLSRGIPRLRKAICNWYKTRYDIDLNPETEAIVTIGSKEGIAHLCLAVLDDEDTVAVPNPSYPIHIFGPVIAGSKVQSIPAADGDANTLLAQLEYELPRMQPRPKMLILNFPSNPTAQCVELSFFERIVALCKELGIYIVHDLAYADIVFDGYRAPSVLEVPGAKDIAVEFFTLSKSYNMPGWRVGFMVGNPKLVAALGRIKSYFDYGTFTPIQVASIAALEGPQDCVAKIRDNYKARRDVLVPGLNKLGWAVDLPKATMFVWAKIPEQYRALGSVEFSKKLLADAKTAVSPGIGFGEHGDGHVRFSLIENEERTRQALRGIKQMFKAG from the coding sequence ATGGACGAGTTTAAAAGGCTGACACGGTTGCCGGCGTATGTGTTCAACATAACGGGCGAGTTGAAGGCCGCGGCACGCAAGCGCGGCGAAGACATCATCGACTTCGGGATGGGCAATCCCGATGGAGCGACGCCCAAGGCAATCGTCGACAAGCTGATCGAAGCAGCACAGAAGACGACAACCCATCGCTACTCGCTCTCGCGCGGAATTCCGCGTCTGCGCAAGGCCATCTGCAACTGGTACAAGACTCGATACGACATCGATCTCAATCCCGAGACCGAGGCGATTGTGACCATCGGCTCGAAGGAGGGCATCGCTCACCTTTGCCTCGCGGTGCTGGACGACGAGGACACCGTAGCTGTGCCGAATCCGAGCTATCCGATCCACATCTTCGGACCGGTGATCGCCGGATCGAAGGTGCAGAGCATTCCCGCGGCGGACGGCGATGCCAACACGCTGCTGGCGCAGCTCGAGTATGAGCTGCCGAGGATGCAGCCGCGTCCGAAGATGCTGATTCTGAACTTTCCGTCGAACCCTACGGCGCAGTGCGTCGAGCTTTCATTCTTCGAGCGGATCGTCGCACTGTGCAAAGAACTCGGAATCTACATCGTGCACGACCTGGCTTATGCGGACATCGTCTTCGATGGCTACCGCGCGCCCAGTGTGCTGGAAGTTCCGGGCGCGAAGGACATTGCGGTCGAGTTCTTCACGCTCTCGAAGAGCTACAACATGCCGGGTTGGCGCGTGGGCTTCATGGTAGGAAACCCGAAGTTGGTTGCGGCGCTGGGCAGGATTAAGAGCTACTTCGACTATGGGACGTTTACGCCGATCCAGGTGGCTTCGATTGCCGCGCTGGAGGGGCCGCAGGACTGTGTGGCTAAGATTCGCGACAACTATAAGGCCCGCCGCGATGTTCTGGTGCCGGGCTTGAACAAGCTGGGCTGGGCCGTCGATCTGCCTAAGGCCACAATGTTCGTCTGGGCGAAGATCCCTGAGCAGTACCGTGCTTTGGGCTCCGTGGAGTTCTCAAAGAAGCTACTGGCCGACGCAAAGACCGCGGTAAGTCCCGGTATAGGATTTGGCGAACATGGGGATGGTCACGTGCGCTTCTCGCTGATCGAAAACGAAGAGCGCACGCGCCAGGCGCTGCGCGGCATCAAGCAGATGTTCAAGGCTGGATAG
- a CDS encoding TlpA disulfide reductase family protein, producing the protein MKRNALVLGVMIVGISLMLWAGWHNLRERRIAMQKAEANHVVLTPAAPGQSTQNSDSEEEDPGAKLRGKAAPAFTLSSLDGKKVSLADYKGRPVLVNFWATWCAPCKVEMPWFEELRKQYAGQGFEILGLTADADAGKDVIAKTAQKTGVTYPILLTDDKVQTAYGGIEYLPMSFYVDRNGKVVEATAGLSSKDEIEANIKKTIASVTTTAAVKGGE; encoded by the coding sequence GTGAAGCGAAATGCGCTGGTTCTAGGTGTGATGATCGTTGGAATCTCGCTGATGTTGTGGGCGGGATGGCATAACCTGCGGGAACGGCGCATCGCGATGCAGAAGGCCGAGGCGAACCATGTGGTTCTAACGCCTGCCGCGCCCGGTCAGTCAACGCAGAATAGTGACTCCGAGGAGGAAGATCCGGGGGCCAAGCTGCGAGGGAAGGCCGCTCCGGCATTTACGCTGTCGAGTCTCGATGGCAAAAAGGTCTCCCTTGCCGATTACAAGGGCCGGCCTGTGCTGGTGAACTTCTGGGCTACCTGGTGCGCTCCCTGCAAGGTAGAGATGCCCTGGTTTGAAGAACTCAGAAAGCAGTATGCGGGCCAGGGCTTCGAGATCCTCGGCCTGACTGCCGATGCCGACGCAGGCAAGGACGTGATCGCCAAGACGGCACAGAAGACAGGGGTAACCTATCCCATCCTGTTGACCGATGATAAAGTGCAGACCGCTTACGGCGGAATCGAATATCTGCCAATGTCGTTCTATGTGGACAGAAACGGCAAAGTGGTTGAGGCGACGGCAGGACTAAGTTCGAAGGATGAGATCGAGGCGAACATCAAGAAGACCATTGCCTCGGTAACGACGACGGCTGCTGTAAAGGGGGGCGAATAA